A genomic stretch from Candidatus Woesearchaeota archaeon includes:
- a CDS encoding Glu/Leu/Phe/Val dehydrogenase, whose protein sequence is MGDNMKGYEDAVCKACQLQLDQLKKTNLQIPELETIKLPRRVINVNFPVRMDNGNVKVFSGYRVQYSDARGPAKGGIRFHPEVDLEEVKMLAFLMCLKCAVADIPYGGAKGGVVVDPKTLSQRELERLSRGYIREIAPFIGPYVDIPAPDVNTNEQIMAWMLDEYESITNQKVPGVITGKPLALGGSKGRSYATSQGGAFVLREFVKLKKLDHKKLTVAVQGFGNAGYHMARILSEWGYTIVAVSDSKSGIYDKKGLAISKVYDHKQKSGSLKNFKDATEITNEKLLALPVDILVPAALGDAITKKNVDSVKAKYILELANGPVSAEADAVLFKKGVIVIPDILANAGGVIVSYFEWVQNLQGYYWEEDEVIKKLEQKITKAFKDIPQVATENNVSLRHAAYYLALKRIADSEKVLGNV, encoded by the coding sequence ATGGGTGATAATATGAAGGGTTATGAAGACGCAGTCTGTAAAGCATGTCAATTGCAACTTGATCAACTTAAAAAAACAAATTTACAAATTCCTGAGTTAGAAACTATCAAACTTCCTCGCCGTGTTATCAATGTTAACTTTCCTGTTCGCATGGATAATGGAAATGTAAAAGTATTCTCTGGTTATCGTGTACAATACTCTGATGCTCGCGGGCCAGCAAAAGGGGGGATTCGTTTTCATCCAGAAGTTGATCTTGAAGAAGTTAAAATGCTTGCTTTTTTAATGTGTTTGAAATGCGCTGTAGCAGATATACCCTATGGGGGGGCAAAAGGCGGTGTTGTTGTTGATCCAAAAACATTGTCGCAACGAGAACTCGAACGACTAAGCAGAGGATATATTAGGGAGATTGCACCTTTTATAGGGCCATATGTTGATATTCCTGCTCCTGATGTTAATACTAATGAACAAATTATGGCTTGGATGTTGGACGAATATGAATCTATTACCAATCAGAAAGTACCTGGAGTAATAACTGGTAAGCCATTAGCTCTTGGGGGCAGCAAAGGCCGTTCCTATGCAACCTCACAAGGCGGGGCTTTTGTGCTGCGTGAATTTGTTAAGCTTAAAAAATTAGATCATAAAAAACTAACTGTTGCAGTACAAGGATTTGGGAATGCAGGATATCATATGGCAAGAATTTTATCAGAATGGGGATATACTATTGTTGCTGTTAGTGACTCTAAGTCTGGAATTTATGATAAAAAAGGCTTGGCTATTTCAAAAGTTTATGATCATAAACAAAAATCAGGTTCATTAAAAAATTTTAAAGATGCAACAGAAATAACTAATGAGAAATTGCTAGCTTTACCAGTTGATATCCTTGTTCCAGCTGCTTTAGGCGATGCAATTACTAAGAAGAATGTTGATTCAGTCAAAGCAAAGTACATCCTTGAACTTGCCAATGGACCGGTAAGCGCAGAAGCTGATGCAGTTTTATTTAAGAAAGGAGTTATTGTAATTCCTGATATTCTTGCTAATGCTGGTGGTGTCATTGTTAGTTATTTTGAATGGGTGCAGAACTTACAAGGATATTACTGGGAAGAAGATGAAGTTATTAAAAAATTAGAGCAGAAAATAACCAAAGCGTTTAAAGATATACCTCAAGTAGCAACTGAAAACAATGTTAGTTTACGGCATGCAGCCTACTATCTTGCTCTTAAACGAATAGCAGATTCTGAGAAGGTATTGGGGAATGTATGA